In one Juglans regia cultivar Chandler chromosome 11, Walnut 2.0, whole genome shotgun sequence genomic region, the following are encoded:
- the LOC109009577 gene encoding COP9 signalosome complex subunit 5a-like gives MESFPSSSSASSSLIGMAQKTWELENNIIPMDTPTTNPDPASDAIFYYDDVAQGKFQQEKPWANDPHYFKRVKISALALLKMVVHARSGGTIEVMGLMQGKTDGDAIIVMDAFALPVEGTETRVNAQADAYEYMVDYSQTNKQAGRLENAIGWYHSHPGYGCWLSGIDVSTQMLNQQFQEPFLAVVIDPTRTVSAGKVEIGAFRTYPEGYKPPDEPVSEYQTIPLNKIEDFGVHCKQYYALDITYFKSSLDCHLLDLLWNKYWVNTLSSSPLLGNGDYVAGQISDLAEKLEQAENQLSHSRFGPLIAPPPRKKEEESQLAKITRDSAKITVEQVHGLMSQVIKDILFNSVRQSNRSRTEPSGPEPMIET, from the exons ATGGAATCCTTCCCTTCCTCCTCTTCTGCTTCTTCATCCCTAATAGGCATGGCGCAAAAGACCTGGGAGCTCGAAAACAACATTATCCCAATGGACACTCCGACGACCAACCCGGACCCAGCCTCCGACGCAATTTTCTACTACGACGATGTCGCCCAGGGCAAGTTCCAGCAGGAGAAGCCGTGGGCGAACGACCCCCACTACTTCAAGCGTGTGAAGATCTCTGCCCTGGCGCTGCTGAAGATGGTGGTCCACGCTCGCTCCGGTGGGACCATCGAGGTCATGGGGCTCATGCAGGGAAAGACCGACGGCGATGCCATTATTGTTATGGACGCCTTTGCCTTGCCCGTCGAAGGCACCGAGACTAGGGTTAATGCGCAGGCAGATGCCTACGAGTATATGGTCGATTATTCCCAGACAAACAAGCAG GCAGGGCGATTGGAGAATGCGATTGGGTGGTACCATTCTCATCCTGGCTATGGATGCTGGCTTTCGGGAATTGATGTTTCAACACAAATGCTAAACCAGCAATTTCAGGAGCCTTTTCTGGCAGTTGTTATAGATCCAACAAGGACTGTTTCTGCTGGAAAAGTTGAGATTGGAGCATTCAGGACATACCCAGAAGGATATAAGCCTCCAGATGAGCCTGTCTCTGAGTATCAGACTATCCCACTGAATAAGATTGAAGACTTTGGTGTACATTGTAAACAG TATTATGCTTTGGATATCACTTATTTTAAGTCTTCTCTTGATTGCCACCTTTTGGATCTGCTATGGAACAAGTATTGGGTGAACACTCTTTCATCTTCACCTTTATTGGGTAATGGAGACTACGTTGCAGGACAAATCTCAGATCTGG CTGAAAAGCTAGAGCAGGCAGAGAACCAACTATCTCACTCCCGCTTTGGACCACTAATAGCACCCCCTCCGAGGAAGAAAGAG GAAGAATCTCAACTTGCTAAGATTACTCGTGATAGTGCAAAGATAACTGTGGAACAAGTTCATGGTCTAATGTCACAG GTTATCAAAGATATCCTTTTCAACTCCGTGAGGCAATCCAACAGATCTCGAACAGAGCCATCTGGCCCTGAGCCAATGATTGAAACCTGA
- the LOC109009578 gene encoding plasma membrane ATPase-like yields MWEPLSWVMEAVAVVAIVLGNGGGKAPDWEVFVGIVFLLLINSTIRFNGENDAAATARHLAGLALKTKVLRDGGWSEQDAAILVPGDIISIKRGDVIAADVRLLEGDPLKIDESALTGESLAVTKNPSDEVFSGSTCEKGEIEAVVIATGVHTSFGRAAHLVDTTNQAGNFQKTISTIGNFCICLVAIGIIIEIIVFYPIHHRTYRAGIENLLVLLIGGIPITMPTVYSITMAVGSRRLSQQGAITKRMTAIEEMAGMDVLCSDKTGTLTLNKLIVDRKLIEVFAEGVEKEHVILMAARACRTENQDSVDAAMVGMLADPNEARAGIREVHFLPFNPVNKRTELTYVDENGNWHRASKGAPEQILALCNSEEDVRKRVRALIDKFAESGLQSFAVARQEIPDRTKDSLGDPWQFVGLLPLFDPLRPESADTIKRALNLGLNIKMITGNQLAIAKETGRRLGMGANMYPFSLLFGQVNVASIAALPLDELIEKADGFAEVSSEHKYEIVKKLQERKHICGMTGDGVNDALALKKADIGIAVVEASDAAKSASDILLTEPGLSVIISAVLTSRIILQRMKSYTIYVVSTTIHKVFAFMLIALMWKFDFAPFIVLIMAILNDGTITTISKDRVMASPHPDRLKLREIFVSGIMLGGCLVLTTVIFFWAMYETDFFTERFGVKPLNAHEFEMMAALYLQVSIINQALIFIPRPCSWIFIGRPGPLSIIAFALDQLIATLVAVYANWDFAQMRGIGWGWAGVIWLYSAVTFLAIDHLNFAICYFLGGKVVHKRPGMEGQDSSQEESSTPPCFDIHGSISNIISISNTDS; encoded by the exons ATGTGGGAACCCTTATCTTGGGTCATGGAAGCTGTTGCCGTCGTGGCTATTGTGTTGGGAAATGGTGGCGGAAAGGCCCCGGATTGGGAGGTTTTTGTCGGTATCGTTTTCCTGTTGCTGATCAACTCCACAATCAGATTTAATGGAGAAAACGATGCAGCTGCAACTGCACGACATTTGGCTGGTCTTGCTCTCAAGACTAAG GTTCTGAGAGATGGTGGATGGAGCGAACAAGATGCTGCAATCTTGGTGCCAGGAGACATTATCAGCATTAAACGGGGAGATGTCATCGCTGCTGACGTTCGTCTTCTTGAAGGAGATCCACTTAAAATTGATGAATCTGCTCTAACTGGAGAATCCCTTGCTGTCACCAAGAACCCCTCAGATGAAGTATTTTCTGGCTCAACATGTGAAAAGGGTGAAATAGAAGCAGTCGTGATTGCCACAGGAGTCCACACCTCTTTCGGTAGAGCTGCCCATTTGGTGGACACCACCAATCAAGCTGGGAACTTCCAGAAGACTATATCTACAATTGGTAATTTCTGTATTTGTTTGGTTGCTATCGGGATTATCATTGAGATTATAGTCTTCTACCCAATACATCATCGCACTTATAGGGCTGGAATTGAAAATCTGCTGGTTCTCTTGATCGGGGGAATTCCAATTACCATGCCTACTGTTTATTCTATCACGATGGCTGTTGGTTCCCGCAGGCTCTCTCAGCAAGGTGCCATCACAAAGAGAATGACTGCCATTGAGGAAATGGCAGGCATGGATGTTCTCTGCAGTGACAAAACTGGGACTCTAACTCTCAATAAGTTGATCGTTGATAGAAAATTGATTGAAGTGTTTGCAGAGGGTGTGGAGAAAGAGCATGTTATCCTTATGGCAGCAAGGGCTTGTaggactgaaaatcaagattcCGTTGATGCCGCTATGGTAGGAATGCTTGCAGATCCAAATGAG GCAAGAGCTGGTATCAGAGAGGTTCATTTCCTTCCATTCAACCCTGTAAATAAGAGGACCGAACTGACCTACGTTGATGAAAATGGAAACTGGCATCGTGCTAGTAAAGGTGCTCCTGAGCAG ATATTAGCCCTTTGCAACTCTGAGGAGGATGTTAGGAAAAGGGTTCGTGCATTGATTGATAAGTTCGCTGAAAGTGGACTTCAATCTTTTGCTGTTGCAAGACAG GAAATACCAGATAGAACAAAAGATAGCCTTGGGGACCCGTGGCAGTTTGTTGGTTTGCTGCCTCTGTTTGATCCCCTTAGGCCTGAGAGTGCAGACACCATCAAAAGAGCGCTTAACCTTggtttaaatatcaaaatgatcACGG GGAACCAGTTAGCCATTGCCAAGGAAACAGGTCGGAGGCTTGGAATGGGAGCAAACATGTACcccttttctttattatttggCCAAGTAAATGTTGCTTCAATTGCAGCCCTCCCCCTAGATGAGTTGATTGAGAAGGCTGATGGATTTGCTGAAGTTTCTTCAG AACACAAATATGAAATTGTGAAGAAGCTGCAAGAGAGGAAACACATCTGTGGAATGACAGGAGATGGTGTCAACGATGCCCTTGCTTTAAAGAAAGCAGATATTGGAATTGCTGTTGTTGAAGCTAGTGATGCTGCTAAAAGTGCTTCGGACATTCTTCTCACTGAACCTGGTTTGAGTGTTATTATAAGTGCTGTGCTGACCAGCAGGATTATTCTCCAAAGGATGAAGAGTTACACT ATTTATGTAGTTTCAACCACTATTCATAAGGTG TTTGCCTTCATGCTTATTGCTCTCATGTGGAAATTTGACTTTGCACCTTTCATAGTTCTAATTATGGCCATCCTAAATGATG GTACAATCACGACAATATCAAAGGACCGGGTGATGGCATCTCCACACCCAGACCGCTTGAAGCTGAGAGAAATTTTTGTTTCTGGAATCATGCTTGGAGGTTGCTTGGTGCTAACGACAGTGATATTCTTTTGGGCTATGTATGAGACTGATTTTTTCACG GAAAGATTTGGTGTGAAGCCATTGAATGCTCACGAATTTGAAATGATGGCAGCCTTGTACCTGCAAGTCAGTATTATAAACCAGGCCCTTATTTTCATCCCAAGGCCTTGCAGCTGGATCTTCATTGGACGACCTGGACCTCTCTCGATCATTGCTTTTGCCCTTGATCAGCTG ATAGCAACTCTCGTGGCTGTCTATGCAAACTGGGATTTTGCACAGATGAGAGGAATTGGATGGGGTTGGGCAGGTGTAATCTGGCTTTATAGTGCTGTAACATTTCTGGCAATTGACCACCTCAATTTTGCAATCTGCTACTTTCTGGGTGGGAAGGTTGTGCATAAGCGTCCAGGAATGGAG GGACAAGATTCATCACAAGAAGAGAGTTCTACACCACCTTGTTTTGACATCCACGGTTCtatctcaaatataatatctatttccAACACAGATTCGTAA
- the LOC109009579 gene encoding protein KAKU4 isoform X2: MATVFRSRRASEPRSGGKVVRGRRVAAPRTPYERPRLTNPGASENPSWLSRLLYSPTRLIASGAGKILSTVFSPEPSSSSSSASSSGGDSSSDDDIENDDDDISTRRDNRLIQKDGSSEMIKRLRKKPQTPADKSEIKRLIEQLLMQETFSREECDRLTMIIKSRVVDCLTSTDAEDGRPSTMLNKTIDSDIDMPDLCSTAVMEAKKWLEEKKLTDPKDLDHGTGTLNSVLLPPVTEVEVGSPVDMARSYMRGLPPWASPSAKHIEFKSLSPIGIQLYKEETPYSIGGNSVSTSKLKRESPGTGSWNIQEEIRRVRSKATEEMLRTLPSSKIDWSQFALERKSSLNSLATEKLEDGDGDKRQKSTQPIDASLNLAIGEASNGFPVTQDVLQKEVLSHNPAIIASEKKQDLEATQIFSEKGGSQDGTKGILIDGKRVQSSADMETQTPCDASPGNVDGLKDDILTNEQHNSTVGGTTQDSTVPDRKFFSSKEMAGTGSGFAVNGFPSSGSSLSAGRDAEQNPEPHDKENNHISTSHGKIATSAPMEETCELLSEAFIEVPNVNDNDGLASCDVPNVNENDSVADDSLDSSSMQYEELPHEDLSQPNSKDTVAGKASNIVEKQRGKQTNRYNRKGRGRGRGRNQ, translated from the exons ATGGCAACCGTTTTCAGATCTCGCCGAGCCTCCGAGCCCCGATCGGGAGGAAAAGTGGTCCGAGGCAGGCGGGTTGCCGCCCCGAGGACTCCGTACGAGCGGCCAAGATTGACCAATCCAGGTGCTTCCGAAAACCCTAGTTGGCTCTCCAGGCTCCTTTACTCCCCTACTCGTCTCATTGCTAGCGGCGCCGGAAAGATATTGTCTACTGTTTTCTCTCCCGAGCCTtcgtcttcttcgtcttctGCCTCGTCCTCCGGTGGCGATTCAAGTTCCG atgatgaTATTGAGAATGATGACGACGATATATCTACTCGGAGGGATAATAGATTGATACAG AAGGATGGATCATCAGAGATGATCAAGCGCCTTAGGAAGAAGCCCCAAACACCAGCTGACAAGAGTGAGATTAAGCGTCTAATTGAACAGTTACTTATGCAGGAGACCTTCTCGAG GGAAGAATGTGATCGGTTAACTATGATCATTAAATCAAGAGTTGTGGATTGTCTCACTTCCACAGATGCAGAGGATGGGAGACCAAGTACGATGCTCAATAAAACAATTGATAGTG ATATAGACATGCCTGATCTCTGCAGCACAGCTGTTATGGAGGCAAAGAAATGGTTGGAGGAGAAGAAGTTGACAGATCCAAAAGATTTGGATCATGGAACCGGCACTTTGAATTCTGTTTTGTTGCCACCA GTTACCGAAGTTGAAGTGGGTTCACCAGTGGATATGGCCAGATCGTACATGCGGGGACTTCCTCCATGGGCCTCTCCTTCTGCAAAACATATTGAATTTAAGTCCCTATCTCCAATAGGGATACAGCTTTACAAGGAAGAAACACCATATTCAATTGGTGGGAATTCTGTGTCAACATCAAAG CTGAAAAGGGAATCTCCTGGCACTGGCTCATGGAATATTCAGGAGGAAATACGAAGAGTGCGATCAAAGGCAACAGAGGAGATGCTAAGGACTCTGCCATCCTCTAAAATTGACTGGTCTCAATTTGCTTTAGAACGTAAAAGTAGCCTGAATTCTCTAGCGACTGAAAAACTAGAAGATGGTGATGGAGATAAAAGGCAGAAATCAACACAACCAATAGATGCTTCTTTGAACTTGGCCATAGGAGAAGCATCTAATGGCTTCCCAG TGACACAAGATGTGCTGCAAAAGGAAGTTTTGTCTCATAATCCAGCTATTATTGCTTCTGAAAAAAAGCAG GATTTGGAAGCCACTCAGATCTTTTCGGAAAAAGGAG GCTCACAGGATGGCACGAAAGGGATATTAATTGATGGAAAAAGAGTCCAATCTTCAGCAGATATGGAGACTCAAACACCCTG TGATGCTAGTCCTGGAAATGTTGATGGTCTGAAGGATGATATTCTGACAAACGAGCAGCATAACTCCACAGTGGGAGGAACCACACAAG ATTCAACAGTACCCGacagaaaattcttttcatcaaaAGAGATGGCTGGAACAGGAAGTGGATTTGCTGTTAATGGTTTCCCTTCTTCAGGATCTAG CTTATCTGCAGGACGAGATGCAGAACAAAATCCTGAGCCCCATGACAAGGAAAACAATCACATCAGTACCAGTCATGGTAAGATAGCCACAAGTGCTCCTATGGAAGAAACCTGTGAGCTTTTGAGCGAGGCTTTCATTGAGGTCCCGAACGTAAATGACAATGATGGCCTAGCCTCTTGTGATGTTCCAAATGTAAATGAGAACGATAGCGTAGCAGATGACTCCTTAGACAGTTCTAGTATGCAGTATGAAGAGTTGCCTCATGAGGACCTGTCTCAGCCAAATTCAAAAGACACTGTGGCAGGCAAGGCTAGCAACATTGTTGAGAAGCAACGGGGAAAGCAAACCAACAGATACAATAGGAAGGGCAGGGGTAGGGGAAGGGGTAGGAACCAATGA
- the LOC109009579 gene encoding protein KAKU4 isoform X1, translated as MATVFRSRRASEPRSGGKVVRGRRVAAPRTPYERPRLTNPGASENPSWLSRLLYSPTRLIASGAGKILSTVFSPEPSSSSSSASSSGGDSSSDDDIENDDDDISTRRDNRLIQKDGSSEMIKRLRKKPQTPADKSEIKRLIEQLLMQETFSREECDRLTMIIKSRVVDCLTSTDAEDGRPSTMLNKTIDSDIDMPDLCSTAVMEAKKWLEEKKLTDPKDLDHGTGTLNSVLLPPVTEVEVGSPVDMARSYMRGLPPWASPSAKHIEFKSLSPIGIQLYKEETPYSIGGNSVSTSKLKRESPGTGSWNIQEEIRRVRSKATEEMLRTLPSSKIDWSQFALERKSSLNSLATEKLEDGDGDKRQKSTQPIDASLNLAIGEASNGFPVSVTQDVLQKEVLSHNPAIIASEKKQDLEATQIFSEKGGSQDGTKGILIDGKRVQSSADMETQTPCDASPGNVDGLKDDILTNEQHNSTVGGTTQDSTVPDRKFFSSKEMAGTGSGFAVNGFPSSGSSLSAGRDAEQNPEPHDKENNHISTSHGKIATSAPMEETCELLSEAFIEVPNVNDNDGLASCDVPNVNENDSVADDSLDSSSMQYEELPHEDLSQPNSKDTVAGKASNIVEKQRGKQTNRYNRKGRGRGRGRNQ; from the exons ATGGCAACCGTTTTCAGATCTCGCCGAGCCTCCGAGCCCCGATCGGGAGGAAAAGTGGTCCGAGGCAGGCGGGTTGCCGCCCCGAGGACTCCGTACGAGCGGCCAAGATTGACCAATCCAGGTGCTTCCGAAAACCCTAGTTGGCTCTCCAGGCTCCTTTACTCCCCTACTCGTCTCATTGCTAGCGGCGCCGGAAAGATATTGTCTACTGTTTTCTCTCCCGAGCCTtcgtcttcttcgtcttctGCCTCGTCCTCCGGTGGCGATTCAAGTTCCG atgatgaTATTGAGAATGATGACGACGATATATCTACTCGGAGGGATAATAGATTGATACAG AAGGATGGATCATCAGAGATGATCAAGCGCCTTAGGAAGAAGCCCCAAACACCAGCTGACAAGAGTGAGATTAAGCGTCTAATTGAACAGTTACTTATGCAGGAGACCTTCTCGAG GGAAGAATGTGATCGGTTAACTATGATCATTAAATCAAGAGTTGTGGATTGTCTCACTTCCACAGATGCAGAGGATGGGAGACCAAGTACGATGCTCAATAAAACAATTGATAGTG ATATAGACATGCCTGATCTCTGCAGCACAGCTGTTATGGAGGCAAAGAAATGGTTGGAGGAGAAGAAGTTGACAGATCCAAAAGATTTGGATCATGGAACCGGCACTTTGAATTCTGTTTTGTTGCCACCA GTTACCGAAGTTGAAGTGGGTTCACCAGTGGATATGGCCAGATCGTACATGCGGGGACTTCCTCCATGGGCCTCTCCTTCTGCAAAACATATTGAATTTAAGTCCCTATCTCCAATAGGGATACAGCTTTACAAGGAAGAAACACCATATTCAATTGGTGGGAATTCTGTGTCAACATCAAAG CTGAAAAGGGAATCTCCTGGCACTGGCTCATGGAATATTCAGGAGGAAATACGAAGAGTGCGATCAAAGGCAACAGAGGAGATGCTAAGGACTCTGCCATCCTCTAAAATTGACTGGTCTCAATTTGCTTTAGAACGTAAAAGTAGCCTGAATTCTCTAGCGACTGAAAAACTAGAAGATGGTGATGGAGATAAAAGGCAGAAATCAACACAACCAATAGATGCTTCTTTGAACTTGGCCATAGGAGAAGCATCTAATGGCTTCCCAG TTTCAGTGACACAAGATGTGCTGCAAAAGGAAGTTTTGTCTCATAATCCAGCTATTATTGCTTCTGAAAAAAAGCAG GATTTGGAAGCCACTCAGATCTTTTCGGAAAAAGGAG GCTCACAGGATGGCACGAAAGGGATATTAATTGATGGAAAAAGAGTCCAATCTTCAGCAGATATGGAGACTCAAACACCCTG TGATGCTAGTCCTGGAAATGTTGATGGTCTGAAGGATGATATTCTGACAAACGAGCAGCATAACTCCACAGTGGGAGGAACCACACAAG ATTCAACAGTACCCGacagaaaattcttttcatcaaaAGAGATGGCTGGAACAGGAAGTGGATTTGCTGTTAATGGTTTCCCTTCTTCAGGATCTAG CTTATCTGCAGGACGAGATGCAGAACAAAATCCTGAGCCCCATGACAAGGAAAACAATCACATCAGTACCAGTCATGGTAAGATAGCCACAAGTGCTCCTATGGAAGAAACCTGTGAGCTTTTGAGCGAGGCTTTCATTGAGGTCCCGAACGTAAATGACAATGATGGCCTAGCCTCTTGTGATGTTCCAAATGTAAATGAGAACGATAGCGTAGCAGATGACTCCTTAGACAGTTCTAGTATGCAGTATGAAGAGTTGCCTCATGAGGACCTGTCTCAGCCAAATTCAAAAGACACTGTGGCAGGCAAGGCTAGCAACATTGTTGAGAAGCAACGGGGAAAGCAAACCAACAGATACAATAGGAAGGGCAGGGGTAGGGGAAGGGGTAGGAACCAATGA
- the LOC109009579 gene encoding protein KAKU4 isoform X3 — protein sequence MATVFRSRRASEPRSGGKVVRGRRVAAPRTPYERPRLTNPGASENPSWLSRLLYSPTRLIASGAGKILSTVFSPEPSSSSSSASSSGGDSSSDDDIENDDDDISTRRDNRLIQKDGSSEMIKRLRKKPQTPADKSEIKRLIEQLLMQETFSREECDRLTMIIKSRVVDCLTSTDAEDGRPNIDMPDLCSTAVMEAKKWLEEKKLTDPKDLDHGTGTLNSVLLPPVTEVEVGSPVDMARSYMRGLPPWASPSAKHIEFKSLSPIGIQLYKEETPYSIGGNSVSTSKLKRESPGTGSWNIQEEIRRVRSKATEEMLRTLPSSKIDWSQFALERKSSLNSLATEKLEDGDGDKRQKSTQPIDASLNLAIGEASNGFPVSVTQDVLQKEVLSHNPAIIASEKKQDLEATQIFSEKGGSQDGTKGILIDGKRVQSSADMETQTPCDASPGNVDGLKDDILTNEQHNSTVGGTTQDSTVPDRKFFSSKEMAGTGSGFAVNGFPSSGSSLSAGRDAEQNPEPHDKENNHISTSHGKIATSAPMEETCELLSEAFIEVPNVNDNDGLASCDVPNVNENDSVADDSLDSSSMQYEELPHEDLSQPNSKDTVAGKASNIVEKQRGKQTNRYNRKGRGRGRGRNQ from the exons ATGGCAACCGTTTTCAGATCTCGCCGAGCCTCCGAGCCCCGATCGGGAGGAAAAGTGGTCCGAGGCAGGCGGGTTGCCGCCCCGAGGACTCCGTACGAGCGGCCAAGATTGACCAATCCAGGTGCTTCCGAAAACCCTAGTTGGCTCTCCAGGCTCCTTTACTCCCCTACTCGTCTCATTGCTAGCGGCGCCGGAAAGATATTGTCTACTGTTTTCTCTCCCGAGCCTtcgtcttcttcgtcttctGCCTCGTCCTCCGGTGGCGATTCAAGTTCCG atgatgaTATTGAGAATGATGACGACGATATATCTACTCGGAGGGATAATAGATTGATACAG AAGGATGGATCATCAGAGATGATCAAGCGCCTTAGGAAGAAGCCCCAAACACCAGCTGACAAGAGTGAGATTAAGCGTCTAATTGAACAGTTACTTATGCAGGAGACCTTCTCGAG GGAAGAATGTGATCGGTTAACTATGATCATTAAATCAAGAGTTGTGGATTGTCTCACTTCCACAGATGCAGAGGATGGGAGACCAA ATATAGACATGCCTGATCTCTGCAGCACAGCTGTTATGGAGGCAAAGAAATGGTTGGAGGAGAAGAAGTTGACAGATCCAAAAGATTTGGATCATGGAACCGGCACTTTGAATTCTGTTTTGTTGCCACCA GTTACCGAAGTTGAAGTGGGTTCACCAGTGGATATGGCCAGATCGTACATGCGGGGACTTCCTCCATGGGCCTCTCCTTCTGCAAAACATATTGAATTTAAGTCCCTATCTCCAATAGGGATACAGCTTTACAAGGAAGAAACACCATATTCAATTGGTGGGAATTCTGTGTCAACATCAAAG CTGAAAAGGGAATCTCCTGGCACTGGCTCATGGAATATTCAGGAGGAAATACGAAGAGTGCGATCAAAGGCAACAGAGGAGATGCTAAGGACTCTGCCATCCTCTAAAATTGACTGGTCTCAATTTGCTTTAGAACGTAAAAGTAGCCTGAATTCTCTAGCGACTGAAAAACTAGAAGATGGTGATGGAGATAAAAGGCAGAAATCAACACAACCAATAGATGCTTCTTTGAACTTGGCCATAGGAGAAGCATCTAATGGCTTCCCAG TTTCAGTGACACAAGATGTGCTGCAAAAGGAAGTTTTGTCTCATAATCCAGCTATTATTGCTTCTGAAAAAAAGCAG GATTTGGAAGCCACTCAGATCTTTTCGGAAAAAGGAG GCTCACAGGATGGCACGAAAGGGATATTAATTGATGGAAAAAGAGTCCAATCTTCAGCAGATATGGAGACTCAAACACCCTG TGATGCTAGTCCTGGAAATGTTGATGGTCTGAAGGATGATATTCTGACAAACGAGCAGCATAACTCCACAGTGGGAGGAACCACACAAG ATTCAACAGTACCCGacagaaaattcttttcatcaaaAGAGATGGCTGGAACAGGAAGTGGATTTGCTGTTAATGGTTTCCCTTCTTCAGGATCTAG CTTATCTGCAGGACGAGATGCAGAACAAAATCCTGAGCCCCATGACAAGGAAAACAATCACATCAGTACCAGTCATGGTAAGATAGCCACAAGTGCTCCTATGGAAGAAACCTGTGAGCTTTTGAGCGAGGCTTTCATTGAGGTCCCGAACGTAAATGACAATGATGGCCTAGCCTCTTGTGATGTTCCAAATGTAAATGAGAACGATAGCGTAGCAGATGACTCCTTAGACAGTTCTAGTATGCAGTATGAAGAGTTGCCTCATGAGGACCTGTCTCAGCCAAATTCAAAAGACACTGTGGCAGGCAAGGCTAGCAACATTGTTGAGAAGCAACGGGGAAAGCAAACCAACAGATACAATAGGAAGGGCAGGGGTAGGGGAAGGGGTAGGAACCAATGA